The following nucleotide sequence is from Paraburkholderia flava.
GAGTCGCCGCAACCGGCGGTTCGTGCGCGAATCCACATAACGAAAAGGGAATTGCCATGCTGGTTACTTTCAAATGCCGCTCCGCACCGGATGTCACGATGCTGGAGAATCTCGCGCAGTATCTGGTCGGGATCGTCGGCAAGCCGCTCGGCGAACGCGGCGTCATCGCGCATGACGAACTCGACAGTGCGATCACGAAGCTCGAGGCCGCCATCGTCACCGACAAGCGCGAGCGCGCCGAACACGACGGTCACTTCCACGAAGGCGAAGAAGGCCACGAGCATCACGAGATTCCGATCGGCCTCGCGCAACGCGCGTTCCCGTTCCTCGACATGCTGCGCCTCGCGCAGAAGGAAAACACCGACGTGCTGTGGGGTGTTTGATCGCTGTAGCGTGAAGTGAAAGCTCCGCGGTCGCGTGCGGGCACTTCGTGTGCCCGGGGTCGAGGCTGCAGGAGCGACGAAAGCCGCGCATGAAAAAAACGAAGCCCGCATCGAGCGGGCTTCGTCGTTTCAGCGGTGAGCGCCGGTGGTGTCGGCGTTACTGGCTTGCAGCTTCCGGCGTTGCGGCCGGCGCCGACGCGGCAGGCGCCGATGCACCCTTCTTCACCTTTTTCTTCTTCGCCTTCTTCACGTGCTTCTGCGTGGGCGGCGAGTACGAACTGACCGCGCTCGATGCGTTGGGGGCGGCAGGCTGCGCAAGCGCGAGCGACGATCCCGCCGCAAGCGACAGCGCGGTAAGTACCAGCGTCAGCTTCTTCATACGATTTTTCTCCGGATCGGTTGCAAGTCGTTGAGCCGACGCGTTTATGCACGTCGCGTCTGGCGGGTACAGCCGCTTCAGTTTACAAAACCGAAAATCGCGACGCGTGAAATCTTCGGTTTTCGTCGTGCGATATGACGGCAACCGCGGACTGCAACAACGAACTACAGCAGCGGCGCGAGCGCACGCTCCGCATCCTTCTTCGACAGCGACATCCGTTGTGCGAAGTCTTCCACCTGATCCTGCGCGATCTTGCCGACCGAGAAATACGTGCTGTCCGGATGCGCGAGATAGAAACCGGACACGCTCGCGGCCGGCAGCATCGCGAGCGATTCGGTGACGCTCATGCCGATCTCGCCCGCCTGCAGCACGTCGAACATGTCGCGCTTCACGAGGTGGTCCGGGCACGCCGGATAGCCCGGCGCCGGACGGATGCCGCGATATTTCTCGTCGATCATGTCGTCGTTCGACAGCGACTCGGCGGCCGCATAGCCCCACAGGTCGCGTCGCACGCGCGCGTGTATCGCTTCGGCGAACGCTTCGGCGAAGCGGTCGGCGAGTGCTTTCAGCATGATCGAGCTGTAGTCATCGTGATCCTTCTCGAACTGCTTTTCCTTCACGTCGACGCCGAGGCCCGCCGTCACCGCGAACATGCCGATGTAATCGGCGACGCCCGAGTCTTTCGGCGCGATAAAGTCGGCCAGCGAGCGGTTCGGCCGCATCACGCCGTCGACCACCGGACGCACGCTCTGCTGACGCAGGTTGCGCCACGTGAGCGCGACTTCGGTGCGCGATTCGTCGGTGTAGATTTCGATGTCGTCGTCGTTCACGGTGTTCGCGGGCAGCAGCGCGATCACGCCGTTCGCGGTGAGCCAGCGGCCTTGAATCAACCGGGCGAGCATCGACTTCGCATCGGAGAACACGCGCCGCGCCGATTCGCCGACGATCTCGTCGTTGAGGATCGCCGGATACGGACCCGCGAGATCCCATGTCTGGAAGAACGGCCCCCAGTCGATGTAGTTCGCGAGTTCGTTCAGATCGTAGTTCTTGAACACACGCCGGCCGATAAACTTCGGCTTCACCGGCTGATAGCTCGCCCAGTCGAGCTTCGCGCGGTTCGCACGCGCTTCGGCGAGCGTGACCATCGGTTGCGCTTTCTTGTTCGCGTGCTGGTGGCGGATGCGATCGTAGTCGGACTTCAGCTCGTCGAGATACTTCGCTGCGCCTTCGTCGGACAGCAGGCTCGATGCGACCGATACCGAACGCGACGCGTCCGCCACGTACACGACCGGCCCTTCGTAATGCGGCGCGATCTTCACGGCGGTATGCACGCGCGACGTGGTCGCACCGCCGATCAGCAGCGGAATCTTCTTGATCCGGAAGTACTCGTCGCGCTGCATTTCGGACGCGACGTAGGCCATTTCCTCAAGGCTCGGCGTAATCAGCCCCGACAGCCCGACGATGTCCGCGCCCTCGACCTTCGCCCTCGCGAGGATCTCGTTGCACGGGACCATCACGCCCATGTTGACCACTTCGAAGTTATTGCACTGGAGCACGACCGTCACGATGTTCTTGCCGATATCGTGCACGTCGCCCTTCACGGTCGCGATGACGATCTTGCCTTTCGCGCGCACGTCGCCGCCCGCTTCGGCGAGCAGGCGCTTTTCTTCTTCGATGAATGGGATCAGATGCGCGACCGCCTGCTTCATCACGCGCGCGGACTTCACGACCTGCGGCAGGAACATCTTGCCCTGGCCGAACAGGTCGCCGACGATGTTCATGCCGTCCATCAACGGCCCTTCGATCACGTTGATCGGCCGGCCGCCCGCTGCGTCGATTTTCGCGCGGACTTCTTCGGTATCCTCGACGATGAAGTTCGTGATGCCGTGTACGAGCGCATGCGCGAGGCGTTTCTCGACCGGCTGGTTGCGCCACTCGAGGTTTTCTTCCTTCTTCGCGGCGCCCGTCTTGAACTGGTCGGCGATTTCGAGCAGCCGGTCGGTTGCGTCGGGGCGGCGGTTCAGCACGACGTCCTCGACGCGCTCGCGCAGTTCCGGGTTCAGGTCCGCGTAGACGCCCAGCTGACCCGCGTTGACGATGCCCATGTCCATGCCGGCCTGGATCGCGTAGTACAGGAACACGGTGTGGATTGCCTCGCGCACCGGATCGTTGCCGCGAAACGAGAACGACACATTCGACACACCGCCGCTGATCTTCGCGTGCGGCAGGTTTTCCTTGATCCAGCGGGTCGCGTTGATGAAGTCGACTGCGTAGTTGTTGTGCTCTTCGATGCCGGTCGCAATCGCGAAAATGTTCGGATCGAAGATGATGTCTTCCGGCGGAAAGCCGACTTCGTTGACGAGGAAGTCGTACGAGCGCTTGCAGATCTGTGTCTTGCGCTCGTAGGTGTCGGCCTGGCCTTTCTCGTCGAAGGCCATCACGACGGCGGCCGCACCATAGCGGCGAATCAGCTTCGCGTGGTGACGGAACGCGTCCTCGCCTTCCTTCAGCGAGATCGAGTTGACGATCGCCTTGCCCTGCACGCACTTCAGACCGGCTTCGATCACTTCCCACTTCGACGAGTCGATCATCACCGGCACCCGCGAGATGTCCGGCTCCGATGCGATCAGATTCAGGAAGCGGACCATCGCCGCCTTCGAATCGAGCATCGCCTCGTCCATGTTGATGTCGATCACCTGCGCGCCGTTCTCGACCTGCTGCCGCGCGACCGCGAGCGCTTCGTCGAACTGGCTGTTCAGGATCATCCGTGCGAACGCTTTCGAGCCGGTGACGTTGGTCCGTTCGCCGACGTTGATGAAGAGCGTGCCGGACGTAACGTTGAACGGCTCGAGGCCGGAAAGGCGCAGGGTGTGATCGGTCATGGCGTCGTGTTTTTTATGATCGGTGCGGGGACGGCAGGGCTTACGCGGCGTCGCGGTAGTGGTTCGGCCAGCGGCGCGGCTTGATGTCGGCGAGCGCCTTCGCGATCGCGGCGATGTGCTCCGGCGTCGTACCGCAGCAGCCGCCCGCGATGTTCACGAGGCCGGCCTGCGCGAACTCTTTCAGCAGGCTAGAAGTATCTGCCGGCGTTTCGTCGAAGCCGGTGTCGCTCATCGGATTCGGCAGACCCGCATTCGGATAGCACGACACGTACGTGTCGCACAGCTTCGACAGCTCGGCGATGTACGGACGCATCAACGCTGCACCGAGCGCACAGTTCAGACCGAATGTGAGCGGCCGCGCGTGGCGCAGCGAATTCCAGAATGCTTCGACGGTCTGGCCCGAGAGGATGCGGCCCGATGCATCGGTGACGGTGCCCGAGATCATGATCGGCAGACACTCGCCGGTGTCGTCGAAGAGTTCGTCGAGTGCGAACAGCGCGGCCTTCGCGTTCAGCGTGTCGAAGATCGTTTCGACGAGAAACAGATCGACACCGCCGTCGAGCAGCGCCTTCGCCTGCTCGTAGTAGGCCGCGCGCAGTTCGTCGAACGTGACGTTGCGCGCGGCGGGATCGTTGACGTCCGGCGAGATGCTTGCGGTCTTCGGCGTCGGTCCGATCGCGCCGGCGACGAAGCGCGGCTTGTCGGGCGTCGAGTACTTGTCGCATGCAGCGCGCGCGAGCTTCGCGGATTCGAAGTTCATCTCGACCGCGAGATTTTCCATCCCGTAGTCGGCCTGCGCGACCGTGGTCGCGCCGAACGTGTTGGTTTCGAGAATGTCGGCGCCGGCCGCCAGGTACTGATCGTGAATCTCGCGGATCACCTGCGGTTGCGTGATCGACAACAGTTCATTGTTGCCCTTGATGTCGCGCCCGAAGTCCTTGAAGCGCTCGCCGCGATACGCCGCTTCGTCGAGCTTGTAGCGCTGGATCATCGTGCCCATCGCGCCGTCGAGAATCAGGATGCGCGACGCGAGCAGCGCGGGCAGCGCCGTGCCGCGCGTGTAGGCCGTGGCGGGCGCGCCCGGACGGGCGGAGACAGCTGAAGTAGCGGGCTGGTTCATGGCAATGGGGACACCGGTTAAGCGTACTCAACGTACTCAGCGGACGCGCGGGGCAAGCCTCGCGCGCCGGATCAGTCTGGAAACGTGCATTGTAGCCGCAGCGGGACAGCGGCGCTTTCACCTGGGGCTGAATGCCCGGCCCAACAAAAAGCCCTGTCCGGCACGCCGGACAGGGCTTTCAGGGAGTGCCGCCGGAGCGGTTGTCGAACGGGTGTTTAGCGGGCGTTCAGTGCAGGACTTCAGTGAAGCACGACAGGTTGATTCATCAGACTGTCGAATTGACCGAGGAATTCGTCGACCTCGTCGAGCGAAGGTTCTTCCTTGATCAGCTTCTGCACGTGCTCGCGGAAACGCGCCGCCATTGCGCCATCGATATAGATTTCGCGTTGCATGTTTTTATCGACGATCTCATAGCCACCGGACCTCATCGCGAGATGACCGTCTTCCGGCGGGAACTCGACAACACAGTAGTTAGGGCTGTTGTAGATCATTTGCATGGCGACACTCCTTCTTTCCGTTGGCTCCTGGCCTTTCCTGCGCCATACATAGGAGCGTGTGGTGTGGAATTCAAGGGGTGGGTCCGAAGCAACGCTCGTAAAAATTTCCGGACCTGAAGGTTAGACCGAGCTTTCCAGAAACGTTTCAAGCAACGCAGCAAAACGATGAGACTGCTCGATGGGCGCAAGATGAGCGGCATCGAGTAATTCGAATTGTGCGCCTTTAATTGCATTTGCGATGGCCTGAGTTGCAGCCGGCGGTGTGCCCGTATCGTGACGGCCGGCTACAGCGAGCGTCGGCACGCGCAGTTCCGCGAGACGGTCGCGCACGTCGAAGTCGCGCAGTGCCTCGCAGGCGCGTGCATAACCTTCGGGCGGCGTATGCAGCAGCACGTCGCGAATCTGTTCGACCGCTTCGGGATGCGCGGTCGAGAAATCGGGCG
It contains:
- a CDS encoding acid-shock protein is translated as MKKLTLVLTALSLAAGSSLALAQPAAPNASSAVSSYSPPTQKHVKKAKKKKVKKGASAPAASAPAATPEAASQ
- the metH gene encoding methionine synthase; amino-acid sequence: MTDHTLRLSGLEPFNVTSGTLFINVGERTNVTGSKAFARMILNSQFDEALAVARQQVENGAQVIDINMDEAMLDSKAAMVRFLNLIASEPDISRVPVMIDSSKWEVIEAGLKCVQGKAIVNSISLKEGEDAFRHHAKLIRRYGAAAVVMAFDEKGQADTYERKTQICKRSYDFLVNEVGFPPEDIIFDPNIFAIATGIEEHNNYAVDFINATRWIKENLPHAKISGGVSNVSFSFRGNDPVREAIHTVFLYYAIQAGMDMGIVNAGQLGVYADLNPELRERVEDVVLNRRPDATDRLLEIADQFKTGAAKKEENLEWRNQPVEKRLAHALVHGITNFIVEDTEEVRAKIDAAGGRPINVIEGPLMDGMNIVGDLFGQGKMFLPQVVKSARVMKQAVAHLIPFIEEEKRLLAEAGGDVRAKGKIVIATVKGDVHDIGKNIVTVVLQCNNFEVVNMGVMVPCNEILARAKVEGADIVGLSGLITPSLEEMAYVASEMQRDEYFRIKKIPLLIGGATTSRVHTAVKIAPHYEGPVVYVADASRSVSVASSLLSDEGAAKYLDELKSDYDRIRHQHANKKAQPMVTLAEARANRAKLDWASYQPVKPKFIGRRVFKNYDLNELANYIDWGPFFQTWDLAGPYPAILNDEIVGESARRVFSDAKSMLARLIQGRWLTANGVIALLPANTVNDDDIEIYTDESRTEVALTWRNLRQQSVRPVVDGVMRPNRSLADFIAPKDSGVADYIGMFAVTAGLGVDVKEKQFEKDHDDYSSIMLKALADRFAEAFAEAIHARVRRDLWGYAAAESLSNDDMIDEKYRGIRPAPGYPACPDHLVKRDMFDVLQAGEIGMSVTESLAMLPAASVSGFYLAHPDSTYFSVGKIAQDQVEDFAQRMSLSKKDAERALAPLL
- a CDS encoding DUF1840 domain-containing protein, translated to MLVTFKCRSAPDVTMLENLAQYLVGIVGKPLGERGVIAHDELDSAITKLEAAIVTDKRERAEHDGHFHEGEEGHEHHEIPIGLAQRAFPFLDMLRLAQKENTDVLWGV
- a CDS encoding DUF3567 domain-containing protein, which encodes MQMIYNSPNYCVVEFPPEDGHLAMRSGGYEIVDKNMQREIYIDGAMAARFREHVQKLIKEEPSLDEVDEFLGQFDSLMNQPVVLH
- a CDS encoding homocysteine S-methyltransferase family protein; the encoded protein is MNQPATSAVSARPGAPATAYTRGTALPALLASRILILDGAMGTMIQRYKLDEAAYRGERFKDFGRDIKGNNELLSITQPQVIREIHDQYLAAGADILETNTFGATTVAQADYGMENLAVEMNFESAKLARAACDKYSTPDKPRFVAGAIGPTPKTASISPDVNDPAARNVTFDELRAAYYEQAKALLDGGVDLFLVETIFDTLNAKAALFALDELFDDTGECLPIMISGTVTDASGRILSGQTVEAFWNSLRHARPLTFGLNCALGAALMRPYIAELSKLCDTYVSCYPNAGLPNPMSDTGFDETPADTSSLLKEFAQAGLVNIAGGCCGTTPEHIAAIAKALADIKPRRWPNHYRDAA